In the genome of Amaranthus tricolor cultivar Red isolate AtriRed21 chromosome 15, ASM2621246v1, whole genome shotgun sequence, one region contains:
- the LOC130801020 gene encoding uncharacterized protein LOC130801020 yields MSEIPAFPKFLKTLCANGRMLDEIVQVSKEVNVNAFMIGNLPPKLDDPGSFSIPITVGNISIDRALCDLGASVSLMPYSMYKRLRNVNELTPTRMTLQLADLPCHFVIMDIIEDVKTPIILGRPCLTTASTLINVDRCKLVMSVGEEKVEFAIRDVSSALVPNESIYLIDISECTSRI; encoded by the exons ATGTCTGAGATACCTGCCTTTCCCAAATTTCTTAAGACTCTCTGTGCTAATGGGAGGATGCTAGATGAGATCGTGCAGGTCTCTAAGGAGGTGAATGTTAATGCTTTCATGATTGGGAATCTACCTCCTAAACTAGATGACCCTGGTAGTTTTAGTATTCCAATTACGGTTGGGAATATATCTATAGATAGAGCTTTGTGTGATCTAGGTGCTAGTGTTAGCCTAATGCCTTACTCCATGTATAAGAGACTCCGCAATGTGAATGAATTGACCCCTACTAGGATGACATTACAGTTGGCTGACC TACCTTGTCATTTTGTAATTATGGACATAATTGAGGATGTTAAGACCCCTATCATATTAGGGAGACCATGTCTTACGACCGCTAGCACCCTGATTAATGTAGATAGGTGTAAGTTGGTTATGAGTGTGGGGGAAGAGAAAGTCGAATTTGCAATAAGGGATGTTTCGAGTGCTCTAGTCCCAAATGAATCCATATACCTTATTGACATATCTGAATGTACCTCTCGAATCTAA
- the LOC130801021 gene encoding uncharacterized protein LOC130801021, which yields MLPPIVLENQKIRFSGTTPFVPEIAVMPAKRVKFPAYLTYKGETCPNAHLSTFNNEMDMDSHTDANWCKNFIVTLTGTTQKWVQSIPDGSIVSFDKLTKKFKCYFSSRTARTKQSIEMMSIRQGKDESLRNYVSRFDKESLQVLNPEENILTFASRQGLNSKKPESKALKFSNQWTYLKTMKEVGEYAQFHVDVEDFKKSRAKIFNLHKDDTKWQRPIKRKLAGKNPNTYCKFHECPGHWTEYFKSLMNNIEDLILRGSFQQYKKRGESTKGQVVGGSTRREEARNKEEPIRVDRGDRPIRATSYAKHDNLRESIAEGCHILMTFTKEKDPLIMVVDIAD from the exons ATGTTACCACCAATAGTTCTAGAAAACCAGAAGATAAGATTTTCTGGAACGACTCCTTTTGTCCCAGAAATTGCAGTGATGCCAGCAAAGAGGGTAAAGTTCCCTGCTTATTTGACTTATAAAGGTGAGACTTGTCCAAATGCACATCTCTCAACATTCAATAATGAGATGGACATGGATAGTCACACTGATGCCAATTGGTGCAAAAATTTCATCGTGACCTTAACGGGGACGACACAAAAATGGGTCCAGAGTATACCAGATGGTTCAATCGTGAGCTTTGATAAGCTGACTAAAAAATTCAAATGTTATTTCTCATCAAGGACTGCCAGAACAAAGCAATCTATAGAGATGATGAGCATAAGGCAGGGGAAAGATGAATCGTTGAGGAATTATGTTTCAAGGTTTGACAAGGAAAGTCTTCAGGTACTAAATCCTGAAGAGAATATTTTAACTTTTGCTTCCAGGCAGGGTTTGAATTCGAAAAAACCTGAAAGTAAAGCGTTAAAATTTAGCAATCAATGGACGTATTTGAAGACAATGAAGGAAGTCGGGGAGTATGCACAGTTCCATGTGGACGTTGAAGATTTCAAA AAGTCAAGGGCAAAAATTTTCAATCTGCACAAGGATGATACCAAATGGCAGCGTCCAATCAAGAGAAAGCTGGCAGGAAAGAATCCAAACACATACTGCAAATTTCATGAATGTCCAGGGCATTGGACTGAATATTTTAAATCTTTAATGAACAATATTGAAGATCTTATCCTAAGAGGTTCCTTCCAGCAGTACAAGAAAAGAGGAGAGTCAACAAAAGGACAAGTTGTGGGCGGATCTACGAGGAGAGAGGAAGCCAGAAACAAGGAAGAGCCA ATTAGAGTTGATAGAGGTGATAGACCAATAAGAGCCACAAGCTATGCCAAACATGACAATTTACGAGAGAGCATTGCAGAGGGGTGTCATATCCTCATGACATTTACCAAAGAAAAAGACCCTCTGATAATGGTTGTTGACATTGCTGATTAG